Genomic window (Rossellomorea aquimaris):
TTTGTGTTCAGCTGGGACAGGGCCATGTATTCACTTTTGGCCTATTATGTAGCTTTTAAAATGATAGATATTACCATTAAAGGACTGGATGAATCCAAATCGGTTTGGATCATAAGCGAAAATTACAAGGAAATCGGTGATGCCCTCTTACACCGACTGGGAAGAGGAGTGACCTATTTGAAGGGAGAAGGGGCCTTTTCAGGAGACGACAAAAAAGTCATATTCTGTGTCATCACTCGTCTGGAGGAGGCGAAACTTAAAGACATAGTTGCAGAACATGATCCTTCCGCTTTTCTAGCCATCGCGGATATAGCAGAGGTAAGGGGCGGGAGGTTTAAGAAGAAAGATATTCATTAGTCGTAAGAGTGAAGTACAGTATAGGGAAACCCTATACTGTATTTTTTTGATCATGGAAATTGATTTTTTAATTCTTTTCGTGAGAATTTTGGCTAATGAGAAGTGCTTTGTTCAGTAGCGTACAATTCCTTATTGTCGTCCCCTGTCGGTTATAGTATGATAAGCTAGATTATCACGAGAGGGGGGAAGAGAGTGAAGAAAATCATGTTGCTTGTGCTATTCTGTTGTTTTGGAATTTTTCAGCAGATAAATGATATTCAAGCTAATAGGGGAGAAGAAATCATTCAGGATCAAGCCCAGACTGCCTATCTTGACGATGATTCTTTCTCATTAACTCCTACTTTAGCGACGAAGAAAATAGAAGATAAAAGCAGAATTCCTTTTAAAAGAACTCTTCCTCTAATTCCTCCCACTCTTTTCAATGACCAACTTTATTCCTATTATCGTGGGGATTCAACGGGATTTGGGGTCATTGTGAAATATCACTCCAACTATCTTTCATGACTGTCATATTCACAGTATGATTAAACGATAGAGGAGAAATGATAAATGGACGTCATCATGTTAATAAAAGCATTCATATTGGGTATGGTCGAAGGATTAACGGAATTTGCTCCTGTATCTTCCACTGGCCATATGATTGTAGTAGACGATTTGTGGATCCAATCGAAAGAAGTATTGGGTAAATATCCGGCAAATACGTTTAAAGTTGTGATTCAACTAGGCTCGATTTTGGCAGTTGTCATTGTATTTAGAGAGAGATTTAAAGATTTACTCGGATTTAATCATCGTACCGCTAGTAAATCATCGAATTTAAAATTAACCCACATACTGGCTGGATTAATACCCGCAGTGATTCTAGGCTTGTTATTTGAGGATTATATCGATGAGCATCTTTTTTCGCTTAATACGGTTCTAGCTGGTTTAACAATCGGTGCTTTCCTCATGATTGCAGCGGATTTGTTTCGTCCCAAGATTGTCACAGTGGAAAACGTCGATCAGATAACACATAAAAAAGCCCTGGTGATCGGGCTTATTCAATGCCTATCATTATGGCCAGGCTTTTCGCGGTCGGGATCCACCATTTCTGGAGGGGTTTTACTAGGGTTGAGCTACCGGGCAGCATCGGATTTCACATTCATTATGGCGGTTCCGATCATGCTGGGAGCAAGTTCCCTTTCCCTAATGAAGAACTGGATGTATTTTACCCCTGAGTTTTTACCGTTTCTATTGGTTGGGTTCTTAAGTGCATTTCTATTTGCTTATCTGTCGATACACTTTTTTCTGAAGGTGATTAATAAAATCAAGCTAATTCCTTTTGCGATCTACCGACTTGTTCTAGTCGCGATTATTTTTCTTATT
Coding sequences:
- a CDS encoding undecaprenyl-diphosphate phosphatase; translation: MDVIMLIKAFILGMVEGLTEFAPVSSTGHMIVVDDLWIQSKEVLGKYPANTFKVVIQLGSILAVVIVFRERFKDLLGFNHRTASKSSNLKLTHILAGLIPAVILGLLFEDYIDEHLFSLNTVLAGLTIGAFLMIAADLFRPKIVTVENVDQITHKKALVIGLIQCLSLWPGFSRSGSTISGGVLLGLSYRAASDFTFIMAVPIMLGASSLSLMKNWMYFTPEFLPFLLVGFLSAFLFAYLSIHFFLKVINKIKLIPFAIYRLVLVAIIFLIFI